From the genome of Haloterrigena sp. KLK7, one region includes:
- a CDS encoding DUF6498-containing protein, whose protein sequence is MRTTWKRSQTSFVGVILANLASVAAIWWYDWRAHALLIVYWLETGVVVAVSVAKILRAEGTDDPEEIRSWTQVSGERPQSYVGESNRTVADALVSNYAGTWLFAGGFVCIIPFVDEQWSVEPASPGVVALAGVSLVGYHVFSYWYEYVGLREYERRGPVSLLVEPAPRFWALLLTIIFGLGATSFTRGPMGVIVVLVFFKTCADLMAHRRERKRALE, encoded by the coding sequence GTGCGCACAACGTGGAAGCGCTCGCAGACGTCGTTCGTCGGCGTCATCCTCGCCAATCTCGCGTCGGTGGCCGCGATCTGGTGGTACGACTGGCGAGCCCACGCACTCCTGATCGTCTACTGGCTGGAGACCGGCGTCGTCGTGGCGGTCTCCGTGGCGAAAATCCTGCGCGCCGAGGGGACCGACGACCCCGAGGAGATTCGGTCGTGGACACAGGTCAGCGGCGAGCGGCCCCAGTCGTACGTCGGCGAGTCGAACCGAACGGTGGCCGACGCCCTCGTCTCGAACTACGCGGGTACCTGGCTCTTCGCGGGCGGGTTCGTCTGCATCATCCCGTTCGTCGACGAACAGTGGTCCGTCGAGCCGGCGAGTCCCGGCGTCGTCGCCCTCGCGGGCGTCAGCCTCGTTGGCTACCACGTCTTCTCGTACTGGTACGAGTACGTCGGGCTCCGGGAGTACGAACGACGGGGTCCGGTGTCGTTGTTGGTCGAACCGGCACCGCGGTTCTGGGCACTTCTGTTGACGATCATCTTCGGTCTCGGTGCAACCTCGTTTACCCGGGGCCCGATGGGCGTAATCGTCGTCCTGGTGTTTTTCAAGACGTGCGCCGACCTCATGGCCCACCGGAGAGAGCGCAAGCGCGCCCTCGAGTGA
- a CDS encoding inorganic phosphate transporter, which produces MVALSSAVLVGTAIVTCLFMSWVLGANSNSPPFAPAIGANAISTMQAAFVIGLLAAAGALMQGGSISETVGADLINGVVITPLAATAGLLTAATFMAIGIYTRYPIPAAFATTGAMVGVGLSLGGDPAMATYRRLGIFWALVPVMSGGLAYATATVLRRDDVPETVGVPLLAGIVGAIVANVRLGIIPDPAADQGTLAGFVARQFGGGPALVGEFDLGTALVTIACGALAFYWVRERVRVSVEDGIRSFLLVLGGIVAFSSGGSQVGLATGPLENLFRVELGLPGIVLLAIGATGILAGAWMAAPRLLQATSREYAQLGVRRSIAALVPGFVVAQLAIALGIPVSLNNIVLSGVIGGGLAGGSAGVSRRKIGVTITFWLLTLGSSIVVGYGLYRLLAAVIGG; this is translated from the coding sequence ATGGTCGCACTGTCGTCTGCGGTACTCGTCGGGACCGCGATCGTCACCTGTCTGTTCATGTCGTGGGTGCTCGGGGCGAACAGCAACTCACCGCCCTTCGCCCCCGCGATCGGCGCGAACGCGATCTCGACGATGCAGGCCGCGTTCGTGATCGGGCTGCTCGCGGCCGCGGGGGCGCTCATGCAGGGCGGGAGCATCTCCGAGACGGTCGGCGCGGATCTCATCAACGGTGTCGTGATCACGCCGCTGGCCGCCACCGCCGGCCTGCTGACGGCGGCGACGTTCATGGCGATCGGCATCTACACGCGGTATCCGATCCCCGCCGCGTTCGCGACGACGGGCGCGATGGTCGGCGTCGGCCTCTCGCTGGGCGGCGATCCGGCGATGGCGACCTACCGCCGGCTCGGGATCTTCTGGGCGCTGGTGCCGGTGATGTCCGGTGGGCTGGCGTACGCGACGGCGACGGTCCTGCGACGCGACGACGTCCCCGAGACGGTGGGCGTGCCGCTGCTGGCCGGCATCGTCGGCGCCATCGTCGCGAACGTCCGCCTCGGGATCATCCCGGATCCGGCGGCTGACCAGGGCACCCTCGCCGGCTTCGTCGCCCGGCAGTTCGGCGGCGGACCGGCGCTGGTCGGCGAGTTCGACCTCGGGACCGCCCTCGTGACGATCGCCTGCGGCGCGCTCGCCTTCTACTGGGTCCGCGAGCGCGTCCGCGTCTCCGTCGAGGACGGGATTCGGTCGTTCCTGCTCGTCCTGGGCGGCATCGTCGCCTTCTCCTCGGGGGGCTCGCAGGTCGGCCTCGCGACCGGCCCGCTCGAGAACCTCTTTCGCGTCGAACTCGGTCTGCCGGGAATCGTCCTGCTGGCGATCGGTGCGACCGGCATCCTCGCGGGCGCCTGGATGGCCGCGCCGCGACTGCTGCAGGCGACCTCGCGGGAGTACGCCCAGCTCGGCGTCCGGCGCTCGATCGCCGCGCTCGTGCCGGGCTTCGTCGTCGCGCAGTTGGCCATCGCGCTCGGGATTCCGGTCTCGCTGAACAACATCGTCCTCTCTGGGGTCATCGGCGGCGGGCTGGCCGGCGGCTCGGCCGGCGTCTCGCGACGGAAGATCGGCGTCACGATCACGTTCTGGCTGCTGACGCTGGGAAGTTCGATCGTCGTCGGCTACGGACTGTACCGGCTGCTCGCGGCCGTCATCGGCGGGTGA
- the mdh gene encoding malate dehydrogenase, translated as MTKVSVVGAAGTVGAAAAYNIALRDIADELVLVDIPDKEDDTIGQAADVNHGAAYDANTTIRQGGYEDTAGSDVVVITAGIPRQPGQTRIDLAGDNAPIMEDIGSSIAEHNDDFVTVTTSNPVDLLNRHLYETGDRAREKVIGFGGRLDSARFRYVISQRFDAPVQNVEATILGEHGDAQVPVFSKVRVNGQDPEFDEDEKDDLLEELQTSAMNVIEKKGATQWGPATGVGHTVEAILRDTGEVLPCSVKLEGEYGQEDTAFGVPVKLGSDGVEEIVEWDLTEYERNQLGEAAEKLSEQYDEIS; from the coding sequence ATGACGAAAGTTAGCGTAGTCGGAGCGGCCGGCACGGTCGGGGCCGCTGCGGCGTACAACATCGCGCTTCGGGACATCGCCGACGAACTCGTCCTGGTGGACATTCCGGACAAGGAAGACGACACGATCGGGCAGGCCGCCGACGTCAACCACGGCGCGGCCTACGACGCCAACACGACGATCCGGCAGGGCGGCTACGAGGACACCGCCGGCTCGGACGTCGTCGTCATCACCGCCGGCATCCCGCGCCAGCCGGGCCAGACCCGGATCGATCTGGCCGGCGACAACGCGCCGATCATGGAGGACATCGGCTCCTCGATCGCCGAGCACAACGACGACTTCGTCACCGTCACCACGTCGAACCCCGTCGACCTGCTCAACCGCCACCTCTACGAGACGGGCGACCGCGCCCGCGAGAAGGTGATCGGCTTCGGCGGCCGGCTCGACTCCGCCCGGTTCCGCTACGTGATCTCCCAGCGCTTCGACGCACCGGTCCAGAACGTCGAGGCGACGATCCTCGGCGAACACGGCGACGCGCAGGTCCCCGTGTTCTCGAAGGTCCGCGTCAACGGGCAGGACCCCGAGTTCGACGAGGACGAGAAGGACGACCTGCTCGAGGAGCTCCAGACCTCGGCGATGAACGTCATCGAGAAGAAGGGCGCGACCCAGTGGGGCCCGGCGACCGGCGTCGGCCACACGGTCGAGGCCATCCTCCGCGATACGGGCGAGGTGCTGCCCTGCAGCGTCAAACTCGAGGGCGAGTACGGGCAGGAGGACACCGCCTTCGGCGTCCCCGTCAAACTCGGCTCCGACGGCGTCGAGGAGATCGTCGAGTGGGACCTCACCGAGTACGAGCGCAACCAGCTCGGCGAGGCCGCCGAGAAGCTCTCCGAGCAGTACGACGAGATCTCGTAA
- the cgi121 gene encoding KEOPS complex subunit Cgi121 gives MELLECTLSIDDLDAFVADLGEIGDRHDVTIQAFDARYVVDRAHLERAVELADRAIARGENVARDRAVEILLYAAGRRQIDRALEMGVDEGETRTVVLVDGGSTGNEGVPDGDGGSGDATADADEAAAVEAVTELAAVVATEPTLEEPDEETLSAFFEITDAERGATDASLSALVRERVALLEVEK, from the coding sequence ATGGAGCTACTCGAGTGTACCCTCTCGATCGACGACCTCGACGCGTTCGTCGCCGACCTCGGCGAAATCGGCGACCGCCACGACGTGACGATACAGGCCTTCGACGCCCGCTACGTCGTCGACCGCGCCCACCTCGAGCGGGCCGTCGAACTCGCCGATCGCGCCATCGCCCGCGGCGAGAACGTCGCCCGGGATCGGGCCGTCGAGATCCTGCTGTACGCCGCCGGCCGCCGCCAGATCGATCGCGCCCTCGAGATGGGCGTCGACGAGGGCGAGACCCGCACCGTGGTCCTCGTTGACGGGGGTTCCACCGGAAACGAAGGGGTTCCGGACGGGGACGGCGGCAGTGGCGATGCTACCGCCGACGCCGACGAAGCGGCCGCCGTCGAGGCCGTCACGGAACTCGCGGCCGTCGTCGCGACCGAACCGACGCTCGAGGAGCCCGACGAGGAGACCCTGTCGGCCTTCTTCGAGATCACCGACGCCGAGCGCGGGGCGACCGACGCCTCGCTGTCGGCGCTGGTCCGCGAGCGCGTGGCGTTGCTCGAGGTCGAGAAGTGA
- a CDS encoding helix-turn-helix domain-containing protein, translating into MQSADLTLRLPPAMQSPAPEGTLESVRREEVLSWEIDREARRIRFLSLIVGDPGVLGDLADDLEHMYRYDLTPVDADTFYGYVEMDLRSSDVALLEAFDLPGLVIVPPMVYTGRENVHITVLGDPEAMPTLLGRIPDGVGVEVRRVSEHQRRAETLAGRLTARQFEALEVAQELGYFDVPRTGSLAEVAAKLDCSESAASTLLRSAEAALVEAAVAR; encoded by the coding sequence GTGCAATCGGCCGATCTCACCCTTCGACTCCCGCCCGCGATGCAGTCGCCGGCTCCCGAGGGGACGCTCGAGTCGGTCCGGCGCGAGGAGGTGCTCTCCTGGGAGATCGACCGCGAGGCCCGGCGGATCCGCTTCCTGTCACTGATCGTCGGCGATCCCGGCGTGCTCGGCGATCTGGCCGACGACCTCGAGCACATGTACCGATACGACCTCACGCCGGTCGACGCCGATACGTTCTACGGCTACGTGGAGATGGACCTCCGGAGCTCCGACGTTGCGCTCCTCGAGGCGTTCGATCTTCCCGGCCTCGTGATCGTCCCACCGATGGTGTACACGGGCCGAGAGAACGTTCACATCACCGTTCTTGGCGATCCCGAAGCGATGCCGACGCTGCTCGGACGCATTCCCGACGGCGTCGGCGTCGAGGTCCGGCGCGTGAGCGAACACCAACGTCGCGCGGAGACGCTCGCGGGGCGGCTCACCGCCCGCCAATTCGAGGCGCTCGAGGTCGCTCAGGAACTGGGCTACTTCGACGTCCCGCGAACGGGGTCGCTGGCCGAGGTCGCCGCTAAACTGGACTGTTCGGAGAGCGCGGCGTCGACGCTGCTCCGATCGGCGGAGGCCGCGCTGGTCGAGGCCGCCGTCGCTCGGTGA
- a CDS encoding class I SAM-dependent methyltransferase codes for MGRDRTRPVGSQPTGDRDGMQAAADPLGRAMLAHHRDEPGELVYRDGADTRDGNVESFYFSPSESWDRATIEALERLADCEPILDVGCGAGAHLLWWAARDVAAVGVDASPNAVLTARERCEGRGTSKRSGLEAVLVGDMFDLPVPTGAFGAVHAAGTQLGLGGSLAGIRELLREFARVTADEAMGVVDNYDPTRLDDCFGYRSDPREGIAHRCFHLEFVGERADGGRYREVGRTLHFLLCSPARLRETTVETPWRVCDVLRADGDAHYRAVLEKRSV; via the coding sequence ATGGGACGAGATCGGACTCGACCGGTGGGCTCACAGCCGACAGGGGATCGCGACGGAATGCAGGCGGCGGCCGATCCGCTCGGCCGAGCGATGCTCGCACACCACCGCGACGAACCGGGAGAACTCGTCTATCGCGACGGCGCCGACACCCGGGACGGCAACGTCGAGTCGTTCTACTTCTCGCCCAGCGAGTCCTGGGACCGGGCCACGATCGAGGCCCTCGAGCGCCTGGCCGACTGCGAGCCGATCCTCGACGTCGGCTGTGGCGCGGGCGCGCACCTCCTGTGGTGGGCCGCCCGCGACGTCGCGGCCGTCGGCGTCGACGCGAGCCCGAACGCGGTCCTGACGGCCCGCGAGCGGTGCGAGGGCCGCGGGACCTCGAAGCGGAGCGGCCTCGAGGCCGTCCTCGTCGGCGACATGTTCGACCTGCCGGTGCCGACGGGCGCGTTCGGGGCCGTCCACGCCGCCGGCACCCAGCTGGGACTGGGCGGCTCGCTGGCGGGGATCCGCGAGTTGCTTCGGGAGTTCGCCCGCGTCACGGCCGACGAGGCGATGGGCGTCGTCGACAACTACGATCCGACGCGACTGGACGACTGCTTCGGCTACCGGTCGGATCCCCGCGAGGGAATCGCTCACCGGTGTTTTCACCTCGAGTTCGTGGGCGAACGGGCCGACGGCGGGCGGTACCGCGAGGTCGGTCGGACGCTGCACTTCCTGCTGTGTTCGCCCGCTCGGCTCCGCGAGACGACGGTCGAGACGCCGTGGCGCGTCTGCGACGTGCTCCGGGCCGACGGGGACGCCCACTACCGAGCGGTGCTGGAAAAGCGGTCCGTATAG
- a CDS encoding universal stress protein codes for MADPDRVLVPTLGRPREDEALTYALETFPDAEITLLAVVTPLDAPLSEGGVLERSEDRASQARSSAAELLESVAEPTAAARVRVETVDGRPGNVIPQYASEADVDHVVMYGHGTETSGFVRRFLGRGIAATVVERTSEPVTVLE; via the coding sequence ATGGCCGATCCCGACCGCGTCCTCGTCCCCACGCTCGGCCGTCCGCGGGAGGACGAGGCCCTCACCTACGCCCTCGAGACCTTCCCCGACGCCGAGATCACCCTGCTGGCGGTCGTGACGCCGCTGGACGCGCCGCTCAGCGAGGGCGGCGTCCTCGAGCGGAGCGAGGACCGCGCGTCACAGGCGCGATCCAGCGCGGCCGAGTTGCTCGAGTCGGTCGCCGAACCGACCGCGGCGGCGCGGGTTCGAGTCGAGACCGTCGACGGGCGGCCCGGAAACGTCATCCCGCAGTACGCGAGCGAGGCGGACGTCGATCACGTCGTCATGTACGGCCACGGGACCGAGACGAGCGGCTTCGTCCGGCGGTTCCTCGGCCGCGGAATCGCCGCGACCGTCGTCGAACGCACCTCGGAGCCGGTGACGGTCCTCGAGTGA
- a CDS encoding cytochrome P450, giving the protein MSDARPSTSSLPGPRGLPLVGNTISFAREPLAFLEAIREYGDLARYEAFGREFVVVSRPDLVEAVLVSRSDEFWRGSFEHELGEGVGIEGVFFSEGEQWRRQRLLLQNAFTPARIESYAEVMVDETVREVDGWRESTVVDVNERLSTLTLGALTRSLFALPLEGDRADRVRRWVDAMGAYLEADFFGPGAVLPSWLPRRTEREYERATADVEALVGDLLTERRESDGEGDDLLSLLATAEYPDGTRPSADEISDQLLTFLLAGHETTATALTYACWFLAADDEIRERLEREVEAVCGDRDPTFADLPELTVAKAVGREALRLYPPLPFLHREPREPTSLDGVRVAPGTTIQLNMYGIHRDDRWWAAPDSFRPGRWLDDADRPEYASFPFGGGPRHCIGMRFAMTELKLSLATIARRVRFDRVSTSLDPSIEVSLDPGTVEMRVRRP; this is encoded by the coding sequence ATGAGCGACGCACGACCGTCGACGTCCTCGCTTCCGGGCCCCCGCGGCCTCCCGCTCGTCGGAAACACGATCTCGTTCGCCCGCGAACCGCTCGCGTTCCTCGAGGCGATCCGCGAGTACGGCGACCTCGCCCGGTACGAGGCGTTCGGTCGCGAGTTCGTCGTCGTTTCCCGCCCCGACCTCGTCGAAGCGGTGCTGGTCTCTCGGAGCGACGAGTTCTGGCGGGGGTCGTTCGAACACGAGTTGGGCGAAGGCGTCGGTATCGAAGGGGTGTTCTTCTCCGAGGGCGAGCAGTGGCGACGGCAGCGGCTGCTCCTGCAGAACGCGTTCACGCCGGCGCGGATCGAATCGTACGCCGAGGTCATGGTCGACGAGACCGTCCGAGAAGTCGACGGCTGGCGCGAGAGCACGGTCGTCGACGTGAACGAACGGCTGTCGACGCTGACCCTCGGCGCGCTCACGCGGTCGCTGTTCGCGCTCCCGCTCGAGGGCGACCGCGCCGACCGCGTGCGACGCTGGGTCGACGCTATGGGCGCGTACCTCGAAGCCGACTTCTTCGGCCCGGGCGCCGTGTTGCCGTCGTGGCTGCCGCGGCGAACCGAACGCGAGTACGAGCGCGCTACGGCCGACGTCGAAGCGCTCGTCGGTGACCTCCTGACGGAGCGTCGAGAATCGGACGGCGAGGGCGACGACCTCCTTTCGCTGCTCGCGACGGCCGAGTACCCCGACGGAACCCGTCCCTCGGCCGACGAAATCTCCGATCAGTTGTTGACGTTCCTGCTCGCGGGCCACGAGACGACCGCAACCGCGCTCACCTACGCCTGTTGGTTCCTCGCGGCCGACGACGAGATTCGGGAACGGCTCGAGCGGGAGGTCGAGGCCGTCTGCGGCGACCGCGACCCGACGTTCGCCGATCTCCCCGAACTGACCGTTGCCAAGGCCGTCGGTCGAGAGGCGTTGCGGCTCTATCCGCCGCTGCCGTTCCTCCACCGAGAGCCCCGCGAGCCGACGTCCCTCGACGGCGTCCGCGTCGCGCCTGGGACGACGATCCAGTTGAACATGTACGGGATCCACCGCGACGATCGCTGGTGGGCTGCTCCCGATTCGTTCCGTCCGGGGCGCTGGCTCGACGACGCCGATCGACCCGAGTACGCCTCCTTCCCCTTCGGCGGGGGACCGCGACACTGCATCGGCATGCGATTCGCGATGACGGAGCTCAAACTGTCGCTCGCGACGATCGCGCGTCGGGTCCGGTTCGACCGCGTCTCGACGTCGCTCGATCCGTCGATCGAGGTCTCGCTCGATCCAGGGACCGTCGAGATGCGTGTTCGTCGACCGTAG
- a CDS encoding ferredoxin, which produces MKVEFDEEVCIGMYQCVAEWDAFEKDTSKGKAVLEGSEEVEDGVFAREVPESAELDAKFAARTCPVDAIRIYDDDGEQLIP; this is translated from the coding sequence ATGAAGGTCGAATTCGACGAGGAGGTCTGTATCGGGATGTACCAGTGCGTCGCCGAGTGGGACGCCTTCGAGAAGGACACGTCGAAGGGAAAGGCCGTCCTCGAGGGCAGCGAGGAGGTCGAGGACGGCGTCTTCGCCCGCGAGGTTCCCGAGAGCGCGGAACTGGACGCGAAGTTCGCCGCCCGGACCTGTCCCGTCGACGCGATCAGGATCTACGACGACGACGGCGAACAGTTGATTCCCTGA
- a CDS encoding magnesium transporter: MAEQLTDVQQAIATSPTPAAEFQRLSRRRQREVFFLLPETVRESLVADMDREGLREFVRRLDPDEVADVLELADEDTRTAVLRRLDEDRRERAEYLLGFSSESAAGLMHLDYVTVDVDQGLEAVADRVQRHEARTDRIPTIFVTDDGEFVGELPGQVLAMADDGPVDLGEHVHETPAVAYDAPDEDVLDVFRRHPESSVAVLDDDGSVMGVIYAEDLLSVVEEEATETLYEFTGVQEEESILDGPLSKVRYRYKWLIINLGTAFLAAGAVGFFEDTIAAFTLLAVYMPVVAGMGGNAGTQSMAVTVRGIALDQISLSTGGRAVVNEIIAGAANGLITGVLVAVIASVFNQSPLLGLVLGVSMVLNLVIAGFFGTIIPLILDKIGKDPATSATIFITTMTDVLGFFIFLGLARAVL; the protein is encoded by the coding sequence ATGGCCGAACAGCTAACGGACGTTCAGCAGGCGATCGCGACGTCGCCGACGCCGGCCGCAGAGTTCCAGCGACTGTCGCGGCGTCGCCAGCGAGAGGTGTTCTTCCTCCTCCCGGAGACGGTCCGGGAGTCGCTCGTCGCGGACATGGACCGCGAGGGGTTGCGGGAGTTCGTCCGCCGGCTCGATCCCGACGAAGTCGCGGACGTCCTCGAACTGGCGGACGAAGACACGCGGACGGCGGTGCTCCGGCGACTCGACGAAGACCGTCGAGAGCGGGCCGAGTATCTCCTCGGATTCAGTTCCGAGAGCGCCGCCGGCCTGATGCACCTCGACTACGTCACCGTCGACGTCGATCAGGGACTCGAGGCCGTCGCGGACCGCGTCCAGCGCCACGAGGCCCGGACCGACCGGATCCCGACGATCTTCGTCACCGACGACGGGGAGTTCGTGGGCGAACTTCCCGGACAGGTGCTGGCGATGGCCGACGACGGACCCGTGGATCTCGGCGAGCACGTCCACGAGACGCCGGCGGTCGCGTACGACGCGCCCGACGAGGACGTCCTCGACGTGTTTCGACGGCATCCCGAGAGTTCGGTCGCCGTCCTGGACGACGACGGCTCCGTCATGGGCGTCATCTACGCCGAGGACCTCCTCAGCGTCGTCGAGGAGGAGGCGACCGAGACGCTCTACGAGTTCACGGGCGTCCAGGAGGAGGAGAGCATCCTCGACGGCCCGCTCTCGAAGGTCCGGTACCGGTACAAGTGGCTGATCATCAACCTCGGGACGGCGTTCCTGGCGGCCGGCGCGGTCGGCTTCTTCGAGGACACGATCGCGGCGTTCACGCTGCTGGCGGTGTACATGCCGGTCGTCGCCGGGATGGGCGGCAACGCCGGCACGCAGTCGATGGCCGTGACCGTCCGCGGCATCGCTCTCGACCAGATCTCGCTGTCGACCGGCGGTCGCGCCGTGGTCAACGAGATCATCGCCGGCGCCGCCAACGGCCTCATCACGGGCGTCCTCGTCGCGGTCATCGCGTCGGTGTTCAACCAGAGCCCGCTGCTGGGGCTCGTCCTCGGCGTCTCGATGGTACTGAACCTCGTCATCGCCGGCTTCTTCGGGACGATCATCCCCCTGATCCTCGACAAGATCGGCAAGGACCCGGCGACGTCGGCGACGATCTTCATCACGACGATGACCGACGTGCTCGGGTTCTTCATCTTCCTCGGGCTGGCGCGAGCCGTCCTCTGA
- a CDS encoding ATP-dependent DNA helicase gives MNIEELSGLPPGATDHFRAEGIEELYPPQADAVEAGATDGENLVAAVPTASGKTMIAALSMLSAIQRGGKALYIVPLRALASEKKEEFEAYEEFGVTVGVTTGNYESTDDWLATKDIIVATSEKVDSLVRNGADWLSELTCVVSDEVHLIDDRNRGPTLEVTLAKLRQLNPGMQVVALSATVGNADEIADWLDAALVDTDWRPIDLRMGVHYGNALNFDDGSTREVPVEGSEKQEAALVRDILQEGGSSLVFVNSRRNAEGAAKRLGQVSSREITEDEREELAALAEEIRDDSDTETSKDLADCVERGAAFHHAGLSSTQRSLVEDAFRDRLLKVISATPTLAAGVNTPARRVIVRDWRRFDPSAGGMAPLDVLEVHQMMGRAGRPGLDPYGEAVLLAKSHDESEELFDRYVWADPEPVRSKLAAEPALRTHVLATIASGFARTREGLLEFLEATLYASQSTESGRLESVTDDVLDYLERNDFIERGQDDAAEDSGEDDGPFTSAADLADQQAAKREETLEATSLGHTVSRLYLDPMSAAEIVHGLERADERPTALGLYQLVSRTPDMYELYLRSGEDEKFGELFYEREAELLGDAPSEYEEDRFEDWLAALKTGKLLEDWAEETDEETITDRYKIGPGDLRGKVDTAEWLLGAAESLAAELGSEWTVAVREARACVEHGVGEELLELVSVGGVGRKRARRLYDAGIEEPADLRSADKGVVLSVLKGEKTAENILENAGREDPSMDGVEPAGIDGDGTDAVNSSSGDDAASTAGTESDDSQSSLGDF, from the coding sequence ATGAATATCGAGGAGCTGTCGGGGCTCCCGCCCGGTGCGACCGACCACTTCCGGGCGGAGGGGATCGAGGAGCTCTACCCGCCTCAGGCCGACGCCGTCGAGGCCGGCGCGACCGACGGGGAGAACCTCGTCGCGGCCGTCCCCACCGCCAGCGGGAAGACGATGATCGCCGCGCTCTCGATGCTGTCGGCGATCCAGCGCGGCGGGAAAGCGCTGTACATCGTCCCCCTGCGAGCCCTCGCCAGCGAGAAAAAGGAAGAGTTCGAGGCCTACGAGGAGTTCGGCGTCACGGTCGGCGTGACGACCGGCAACTACGAGAGCACCGACGACTGGCTCGCGACGAAGGACATCATCGTCGCGACGAGCGAGAAGGTCGACTCGCTGGTGCGAAACGGCGCCGACTGGCTCTCGGAGCTGACCTGCGTCGTCTCGGACGAAGTGCACCTGATCGACGACCGCAACCGAGGACCGACCCTCGAGGTCACCCTCGCGAAGCTCCGGCAGCTCAACCCCGGAATGCAGGTCGTCGCGCTCTCGGCGACGGTCGGCAACGCCGACGAGATCGCCGACTGGCTCGACGCCGCGCTGGTCGACACCGACTGGCGCCCGATCGACCTCCGGATGGGGGTCCACTACGGCAACGCCCTGAACTTCGACGACGGCTCGACCCGAGAGGTGCCCGTCGAGGGATCGGAGAAACAGGAGGCCGCGCTCGTCCGGGACATCCTCCAGGAGGGGGGCTCCTCGCTCGTCTTCGTCAACTCCCGGCGCAACGCCGAGGGCGCCGCGAAGCGACTGGGACAGGTCTCGAGCCGCGAGATCACCGAGGACGAACGCGAGGAACTGGCCGCCCTCGCCGAGGAGATCCGCGACGATAGCGACACCGAGACCAGCAAGGACCTCGCCGACTGCGTCGAGCGCGGCGCGGCCTTCCACCACGCCGGGCTCTCGAGCACCCAGCGGAGCCTCGTCGAGGACGCCTTCCGCGACCGCCTGCTGAAGGTCATCTCGGCGACGCCGACGCTCGCCGCAGGGGTCAACACGCCGGCCCGGCGCGTCATCGTCCGCGACTGGCGGCGCTTCGACCCCAGCGCCGGCGGGATGGCCCCGCTGGACGTCCTCGAGGTCCACCAGATGATGGGCCGGGCCGGCCGACCCGGCCTCGACCCCTACGGCGAGGCCGTCCTGCTCGCGAAGAGCCACGACGAGAGCGAGGAGCTGTTCGACCGCTACGTCTGGGCCGACCCCGAACCCGTCCGCTCGAAACTGGCGGCCGAACCCGCCCTGCGGACCCACGTGCTCGCGACCATCGCCTCCGGCTTCGCCCGCACGCGAGAGGGACTGCTCGAGTTCCTCGAGGCCACCCTCTACGCGAGCCAGTCGACGGAGAGCGGTCGACTCGAGTCCGTGACCGACGACGTGCTGGACTACCTCGAGCGGAACGACTTCATCGAACGGGGCCAAGACGACGCGGCCGAGGACAGCGGCGAAGACGACGGCCCCTTCACCTCCGCGGCCGACCTCGCCGACCAGCAGGCCGCGAAGCGAGAAGAGACCCTCGAGGCGACCAGCCTCGGTCACACCGTCTCGCGGCTCTATCTCGATCCGATGAGCGCCGCCGAGATCGTCCACGGCCTCGAGCGCGCCGACGAGCGCCCGACCGCGCTCGGTCTCTACCAACTGGTCTCGCGGACGCCGGACATGTACGAGCTCTACCTGCGTTCGGGCGAGGACGAGAAGTTCGGCGAACTCTTCTACGAGCGCGAGGCCGAACTGCTCGGCGACGCGCCCAGCGAGTACGAGGAGGACCGCTTCGAGGACTGGCTGGCCGCGCTGAAGACGGGCAAACTGCTCGAGGACTGGGCCGAGGAGACCGACGAGGAGACGATCACCGACCGGTACAAGATCGGTCCCGGCGACCTCCGCGGGAAGGTCGACACCGCAGAGTGGCTGCTGGGCGCGGCCGAGTCGCTGGCCGCGGAGCTCGGCAGCGAGTGGACCGTCGCCGTCCGCGAGGCGCGGGCCTGCGTCGAACACGGCGTCGGCGAGGAGTTGCTCGAGCTCGTCTCGGTCGGCGGCGTCGGCCGCAAGCGCGCCCGCAGACTCTACGATGCGGGCATCGAGGAGCCCGCTGACCTCCGGAGCGCCGACAAGGGCGTCGTGCTGAGCGTGCTCAAGGGCGAAAAGACGGCCGAGAACATCCTCGAGAACGCCGGCCGCGAGGATCCCTCGATGGACGGCGTCGAACCGGCTGGCATCGACGGGGACGGGACAGACGCCGTAAACTCGAGTAGCGGCGACGACGCGGCCTCGACGGCGGGGACCGAATCCGACGACAGCCAGTCCAGCCTGGGTGACTTCTGA